From Corvus moneduloides isolate bCorMon1 chromosome 2, bCorMon1.pri, whole genome shotgun sequence, one genomic window encodes:
- the LOC116439852 gene encoding antigen WC1.1-like, which yields MAIKEHLSTPVLWFLLLSIQVSLGADELRLSNGTGPCSGRVEVKHEEQWGTVCDGDWTIKDAEVVCKQLRCGYAVKALNRAPFGEGTGPTWLYRVDCRGDESALWNCTHTGWGSFTCPHYFDIGVICSGFSDLRLTGGDTACSGHLEVKQEESWVTVCFSHIDFKTASVVCNELECGHAVDTLRGTHFGDRHELIWQEEFHCVGNEIHLADCPRNIHHTNTCSHDATVVCSGYGGYRLANGSTACSGRVELLHGGTWGTLCDYLWDLPAANIICQQLDCGVALQIPSEQSFGEGNGTVWNGTFSCKKNGSRLRDCPVRALSHDECPAGKEARVVCSGCPGGRLVNGTTCSGIVEIRHGDTWGRLCRSHWNLQAASVLCHQLNCGYAKSIQMEDGFVDGNGPIWRDAFHCEGTESCLWDCAQVTLGNPTCSVKEAATVTCSGLAESLRLSGGESRCDGRVEIFLHGVWSRVLDDDWDIKDAHVVCRQLQCGTAEKAYYLPKSERGMGLVGLRSVQCTGNETQLMLCNTSHHQTVPTGVSEDVGVICLGSRQMKLVNGTNRCAGRVELYHHGIWGTICDDNWDLSDANVVCKQLGCGHAIEAFVSAHYGAGSGQIWLDDVNCTGAESDLWACPSRAWGQHNCQHKEDAGVLCSDFLALRLVNGNDCAGRVEVFYNGTWGSVCSNRMSQLTAATVCKHLGCGEGGRIATDFKYGRGSGPTWLDHIECTEQHSSLWQCQSDPWNPQSCDNRAEETHITCTGRREATSPAALAECPNSTSCSDQEKLRVMGGEDECSGRVEIWHQGSWGTICDDTWDMADANVVCRQLGCGSAVSALSEAAFGEGAGPIWLEKVHCKGTELSLWDCPTKPLFGKNCDHKEDAAVNCSGVTETTASPTRADRPRRPATGSTRLSVPVILSIILGTLLCLVLAILAGQIRRARAQQRGSGLSYDPFSEAVYEEIDYSLMRKKQGVTFLSVNSRTVPETSPPPENALEDGYDDATEAHRPGDASLSGQNEQDIIGIPGESDRNKDSQTGEARRAVQFYWTPRNRTSEAETPSSPAPEDTGYDDIEELRH from the exons ATGGCAATAAAAGAACATCTTTCTACTCCAGTGTTGTGgtttcttctcctctccattCAAGTCTCTCTGG GTGCTGATGAATTGAGGCTGTCAAACGGAACGGGCCCCTGCTCTGGGAGAGTGGAAGTAAAACATGAGGAGCAGTGGGGAACCGTGTGTGATGGTGACTGGACCATAAAAGATGCTGAGGTTGTTTGTAAGCAACTACGTTGTGGATATGCTGTTAAGGCCCTTAATCGAGCTCCTTTTGGAGAAGGAACAGGACCGACGTGGTTGTACCGAGTTGATTGCCGTGGTGATGAATCTGCTCTCTGGAACTGCACACATACAGGATGGGGTTCTTTTACCTGCCCCCATTACTTTGATATTGGAGTGATCTGCTCAG gCTTCTCTGATCTGCGTCTGACTGGAGGGGACACTGCCTGCTCAGGACATTTGGAAGTAAAGCAAGAAGAATCTTGGGTGACTGTCTGTTTTTCACACATTGATTTCAAAACTGCCTCAGTTGTATGTAATGAGTTAGAGTGTGGCCACGCTGTGGATACCTTGAGAGGAACTCACTTTGGAGACAGACATGAACTGATCTGGCAAGAAGAGTTTCACTGTGTAGGGAATGAGATTCACCTTGCAGACTGTCCCAGGAACATACACCACACTAACACGTGCTCTCATGATGCCACTGTTGTGTGTTCAG GCTACGGTGGGTACAGGCTGGCAAATGGCAGTACTGCATGCTCAGGGAGAGTAGAGCTTCTTCACGGAGGGACATGGGGAACCCTGTGTGACTACCTGTGGGATCTACCAGCTGCCAATATCATCTGCCAGCAGCTAGACTGTGGAGTTGCACTACAGATACCAAGTGAACAGTCCTTTGGGGAAGGAAATGGGACTGTCTGGAATGGCACATTCAGCTGCAAGAAGAATGGGTCACGCCTGAGAGACTGTCCTGTGCGTGCTCTAAGTCATGATGAATGCCCTGCTGGAAAAGAGGCTCGTGTGGTGTGTTCAG GGTGTCCAGGGGGCAGGCTGGTGAATGGCACCACATGCTCTGGCATAGTGGAGATCCGCCATGGAGACACGTGGGGAAGACTCTGCCGCTCCCACTGGAATTTGCAAGCTGCCAGTGTTCTCTGCCATCAGCTGAACTGTGGCTATGCAAAGTCAATCCAGATGGAAGATGGTTTTGTGGATGGGAATGGGCCTATATGGAGAGATGCTTTTCACTGTGAAGGCACAGAGTCCTGCCTGTGGGATTGTGCTCAAGTGACTTTGGGCAATCCAACATGTTCAGTCAAAGAAGCAGCCACTGTAACTTGCTCAG GTCTTGCTGAATCACTCAGACTCTCAGGGGGCGAGAGCCGCTGTGATGGGCGAGTTGAGATCTTCCTCCATGGCGTGTGGAGCAGAGTCCTGGATGATGACTGGGACATCAAGGATGCTCATGTGGTGTGCAGACAGCTCCAGTGTGGAACTGCCGAGAAAGCCTATTACCTTCCAAAGTCTGAGCGAGGGATGGGTCTTGTTGGCCTAAGGAGTGTCCAGTGTACTGGAAATGAGACTCAGCTGATGCTCTGCAACACCTCCCATCATCAGACAGTGCCAACAGGAGTTTCTGAAGATGTTGGTGTGATTTGTTTGG GCAGCAGGCAGATGAAGCTGGTGAATGGAACAAACCGCTGCGCTGGGAGAGTAGAGCTTTATCATCATGGCATCTGGGGCACCATCTGCGATGATAACTGGGATCTATCAGATGCCAATGTTGTTTGCAAACAGCTTGGATGTGGACATGCCATCGAGGCATTTGTCTCTGCTCACTATGGAGCAGGGTCAGGGCAGATCTGGCTGGATGACGTGAATTGTACTGGGGCTGAATCTGATCTCTGGGCATGTCCCTCTAGGGCATGGGGCCAGCACAACTGCCAACACAAAGAGGATGCTGGAGTCCTGTGCTCAG ATTTCCTGGCTCTGAGGCTGGTGAATGGCAATGACTGTGCTGGGCGTGTAGAAGTTTTCTACAACGGGACGTGGGGGAGCGTTTGTTCCAATCGCATGTCCCAGCTCACCGCAGCAACTGTGTGCAAACACCTGGGctgtggagagggaggaagaataGCAACAGACTTCAAATATGGCAGAGGGTCTGGGCCCACGTGGCTGGACCACATTGAGTGcactgagcagcacagctctctcTGGCAGTGTCAGTCAGACCCCTGGAATCCTCAGTCGTGTGATAACCGAGCAGAAGAGACCCATATTACTTGCACTG gaagaagggaggCAACATCTCCAGCTGCACTTGCTGAGTGTCCAAACTCTACAAGTTGTTCAG acCAGGAGAAGTTGCGAGTCATGGGAGGAGAGGATGAATGTTCAGGCAGAGTGGAGATTTGGCACCAGGGTTCCTGGGGAACAATCTGTGATGACACCTGGGACATGGCAGATGCCAACGTTGTatgcaggcagctgggctgtggatCTGCTGTGTCTGCTCTCAGTGAAGCCGCCTTTGGGGAAGGAGCTGGTCCCATCTGGTTGGAGAAGGTGCACTGTAAAGGAACAGAGCTGTCTCTTTGGGACTGTCCTACCAAGCCTTTGTTTGGCAAAAACTGTGACCATaaggaagatgctgctgtgaATTGCTCTG GTGTGACAGAAACAACAGCATCACCCACGAGAGCAG ATCGTCCCCGCCgccctgccacaggcagcacaagACTTTCAGTGCCTGTCATCCTCTCCATTATCCTAGGGACTCTTCTCTGCCTGGTCCTTGCCATTCTTGCTGGGCAGATCCGACgtgccagggcacagcagagag GCTCCGGACTATCCTACGATCCCTTCTCCGAGGCTGTCTATGAAGAGATTGATTACAGCCTGATGAGGAAAAAGCAGGGCGTGACTTTCCTCTcag TTAATAGCCGTACTGTTCCAGAGACCTCTCCACCGCCTGAAAATGCCCTGGAAGATGGTTATGATGATGCAACTGAAGCTCACAGACCTGGAGATGCTTCTCTTTCTGGGCAGAATGAACAGGATATTATTGGGATCCCTGGAGAAAGTGACAGAAACAAGGATTCACAGACAGGTGAGGCTAGAAGAGCAGTGCAGTTCT ACTGGACTCCTAGGAACAGGACCTCTGAGGCTGAGACACCTTCATCCCCTGCTCCTGAAGATACAGGCTATGACGACATTGAAGAGCTGCGACACTGA
- the GSTK1 gene encoding glutathione S-transferase kappa 1: MGRTLVELFYDVISPYSWLGFEVLCRYQHIWNIDLRFRPAFLGGIMQQTGNKPPAMLPKRAEYMLKDLKRMGKYYQVPVHMSGDDFQRILATSSLAAMRFVTAIDMTNPQYLEPLSREFWMRFWSQHEDISQPENILAVARQAGLSAELSQKALEMISSPAVKDRLKETTAEAIKYGAFGMPAVVAHYDGEPHLFFGSDRLELLGSVIGEKWLGPVPSSKL; the protein is encoded by the exons ATGGGCCGGACGCTCGTGGAGCTGTTTTACGATGTGATCTCCCCGTACTCCTGGCTGGGGTTTGAG GTTCTCTGCCGGTACCAGCACATCTGGAATATTGACTTGCGCTTCCGTCCAGCTTTCCTTGGTGGCATAATGCAACAAACCG GTAACAAGCCACCAGCAATGTTACCAAAGCGTGCTGAATACATGCTGAAGGATCTAAAAAGGATGGGAAAATACTACCAGGTGCCTGTACACATGTCTGGAGATGACTTCCAGCGTATCCTTGCTACAA GCAGTCTGGCGGCCATGCGCTTTGTCACAGCCATTGACATGACAAACCCACAGTACCTAGAACCCTTATCTAGGGAGTTCTGGATGCGGTTTTGGTCACAG CATGAAGATATCAGTCAGCCAGAGAACATCTTGGCT GTTGCCCGACAGGCTGGGCTCTCAGCAGAGCTCTCCCAGAAGGCACTTGAAATGATTTCATCCCCTGCAGTGAAGGACCGACTGAAAGAGACAACAGCTGAAGCGATTAAATATGGG GCATTTGGGATGCCTGCTGTTGTGGCACATTATGATGGGGAACCTCATCTCTTTTTTGGCTCCGATCGTTTAGAGCTGCTAGGCAGTGTTATAG GTGAAAAATGGCTGGGACCAGTTCCAAGCTCCAAGCTGTGA